From the Eriocheir sinensis breed Jianghai 21 unplaced genomic scaffold, ASM2467909v1 Scaffold855, whole genome shotgun sequence genome, one window contains:
- the LOC126994719 gene encoding uncharacterized protein LOC126994719 isoform X3, with protein MEHTNTRQENQVERWNYNLCWGRMEHTNTRQENQVERWNYNLCWGRMEHTNTRQENQVERWNYNLCWGRMEHTNTRQENQVERWNYNLCWGRMEHTNTRQENQVERWNYNLCWGRMEHTNTRQENQVERWNYNLCWGRMEHTNTRQENQVEDAWTDLYFAVDYSYQKTIFLYTLIITAMGGVVPGCVDGHGWCGARVVWMTGKIGAVRCARVCVDGHGWCGARVVWMTGKIGAVRCAWVCVDGHGWCGARVVWMTGKIGAVRCAWVCVDGHGWCGARIEWMTGKIGAVRCAWVCVDVPVNGKGRKGRSVQATHHGVPN; from the exons atggagcacactaacaccagacaagagaaccaggtggagaggtggaattataacctttgttggggcaggatggagcacactaacaccagacaagagaaccaggtggagaggtggaattataacctttgttggggcaggatggagcacactaacaccagacaagagaaccaggtggagaggtggaattataacctttgttggggcaggatggagcacactaacaccagacaagagaaccaggtggagaggtggaattataacctttgttggggcaggatggagcacactaacaccagacaagagaaccaggtggagaggtggaattataacctttgctggggcaggatggagcacactaacaccagacaagagaaccaggtggagaggtggaattataacctttgttggggcaggatggagcacactaacaccagacaagagaaccaggtggaagatGCTTGGACAGACCTTTATTTTGCAGTGGACTATTCATATCAGAAGACAATTTTTCTTTATACTCTTATCATCAcggccatgggtggtgtggtgccagggtgtgtggatggccatgggtggtgtggtgccagggtggtgtggatgacagggaagataggggcagtaaggtgtgccagggtgtgtgtggatggccatgggtggtgtggtgccagggtggtgtggatgacagggaagataggggcagtaag gtgtgcatgggtgtgtgtggatggccatgggtggtgtggtgccagggtggtgtggatgacagggaagataggggcagtaaggtgtgcatgggtgtgtgtggatggccatgggtggtgtggtgccaggatagagtggatgacagggaagataggggcagtaaggtgtgcatgggtgtgtgtggatgtgccagtgaatggtaagggaaggaaaggcaggagtgtgcaggccacgcaccatggagtccccaactag
- the LOC126994719 gene encoding uncharacterized protein LOC126994719 isoform X1 has product MEHTNTRQENQVERWNYNLCWGRMEHTNTRQENQVERWNYNLCWGRMEHTNTRQENQVERWNYNLCWGRMEHTNTRQENQVERWNYNLCWGRMEHTNTRQENQVERWNYNLCWGRMEHTNTRQENQVEDAWTDLYFAVDYSYQKTIFLYTLIITAMGGVVPGCVDGHGWCGARVVWMTGKIGAVRCARVCVDGHGWCGARVVWMTGKIGAVRCARVCVDGHGWCGARVVWMTGKIGAVRCAWVCVDGHGWCGARVVWMTGKIGAVRCAWVCVDGHGWCGARVVWMTGKIGAVRCAWVCVDGHGWCGARIEWMTGKIGAVRCAWVCVDVPVNGKGRKGRSVQATHHGVPN; this is encoded by the exons atggagcacactaacaccagacaagagaaccaggtggagaggtggaattataacctttgttggggcaggatggagcacactaacaccagacaagagaaccaggtggagaggtggaattataacctttgttggggcaggatggagcacactaacaccagacaagagaaccaggtggagaggtggaattataacctttgttggggcaggatggagcacactaacaccagacaagagaaccaggtggagaggtggaattataacctttgttggggcaggatggagcacactaacaccagacaagagaaccag gtggagaggtggaattataacctttgttggggcaggatggagcacactaacaccagacaagagaaccaggtggaagatGCTTGGACAGACCTTTATTTTGCAGTGGACTATTCATATCAGAAGACAATTTTTCTTTATACTCTTATCATCAcggccatgggtggtgtggtgccagggtgtgtggatggccatgggtggtgtggtgccagggtggtgtggatgacagggaagataggggcagtaaggtgtgccagggtgtgtgtggatggccatgggtggtgtggtgccagggtggtgtggatgacagggaagataggggcagtaaggtgtgccagggtgtgtgtggatggccatgggtggtgtggtgccagggtggtgtggatgacagggaagataggggcagtaaggtgtgcatgggtgtgtgtggatggccatgggtggtgtggtgccagggtggtgtggatgacagggaagataggggcagtaaggtgtgcatgggtgtgtgtggatggccatgggtggtgtggtgccagggtggtgtggatgacagggaagataggggcagtaaggtgtgcatgggtgtgtgtggatggccatgggtggtgtggtgccaggatagagtggatgacagggaagataggggcagtaaggtgtgcatgggtgtgtgtggatgtgccagtgaatggtaagggaaggaaaggcaggagtgtgcaggccacgcaccatggagtccccaactag
- the LOC126994719 gene encoding uncharacterized protein LOC126994719 isoform X2 — MEHTNTRQENQVERWNYNLCWGRMEHTNTRQENQVERWNYNLCWGRMEHTNTRQENQVERWNYNLCWGRMEHTNTRQENQVERWNYNLCWGRMEHTNTRQENQVERWNYNLCWGRMEHTNTRQENQVERWNYNLCWGRMEHTNTRQENQVEDAWTDLYFAVDYSYQKTIFLYTLIITAMGGVVPGCVDGHGWCGARVVWMTGKIGAVRCARVCVDGHGWCGARVVWMTGKIGAVRCARVCVDGHGWCGARVVWMTGKIGAVRCAWVCVDGHGWCGARVVWMTGKIGAVRCAWVCVDGHGWCGARVVWMTGKIGAVRCAWVCVDVPVNGKGRKGRSVQATHHGVPN; from the exons atggagcacactaacaccagacaagagaaccaggtggagaggtggaattataacctttgttggggcaggatggagcacactaacaccagacaagagaaccaggtggagaggtggaattataacctttgttggggcaggatggagcacactaacaccagacaagagaaccaggtggagaggtggaattataacctttgttggggcaggatggagcacactaacaccagacaagagaaccaggtggagaggtggaattataacctttgttggggcaggatggagcacactaacaccagacaagagaaccaggtggagaggtggaattataacctttgctggggcaggatggagcacactaacaccagacaagagaaccaggtggagaggtggaattataacctttgttggggcaggatggagcacactaacaccagacaagagaaccaggtggaagatGCTTGGACAGACCTTTATTTTGCAGTGGACTATTCATATCAGAAGACAATTTTTCTTTATACTCTTATCATCAcggccatgggtggtgtggtgccagggtgtgtggatggccatgggtggtgtggtgccagggtggtgtggatgacagggaagataggggcagtaaggtgtgccagggtgtgtgtggatggccatgggtggtgtggtgccagggtggtgtggatgacagggaagataggggcagtaaggtgtgccagggtgtgtgtggatggccatgggtggtgtggtgccagggtggtgtggatgacagggaagataggggcagtaaggtgtgcatgggtgtgtgtggatggccatgggtggtgtggtgccagggtggtgtggatgacagggaagataggggcagtaaggtgtgcatgggtgtgtgtggatggccatgggtggtgtggtgccagggtggtgtggatgacagggaagataggggcagtaag gtgtgcatgggtgtgtgtggatgtgccagtgaatggtaagggaaggaaaggcaggagtgtgcaggccacgcaccatggagtccccaactag
- the LOC126994719 gene encoding uncharacterized protein LOC126994719 isoform X4 gives MEHTNTRQENQVERWNYNLCWGRMEHTNTRQENQVERWNYNLCWGRMEHTNTRQENQVERWNYNLCWGRMEHTNTRQENQVERWNYNLCWGRMEHTNTRQENQVERWNYNLCWGRMEHTNTRQENQVERWNYNLCWGRMEHTNTRQENQVEDAWTDLYFAVDYSYQKTIFLYTLIITAMGGVVPGCVDGHGWCGARVVWMTGKIGAVRCARVCVDGHGWCGARVVWMTGKIGAVRCARVCVDGHGWCGARVVWMTGKIGAVRCAWVCVDGHGWCGARVVWMTGKIGAVRCAWVCVDVPVNGKGRKGRSVQATHHGVPN, from the exons atggagcacactaacaccagacaagagaaccaggtggagaggtggaattataacctttgttggggcaggatggagcacactaacaccagacaagagaaccaggtggagaggtggaattataacctttgttggggcaggatggagcacactaacaccagacaagagaaccaggtggagaggtggaattataacctttgttggggcaggatggagcacactaacaccagacaagagaaccaggtggagaggtggaattataacctttgttggggcaggatggagcacactaacaccagacaagagaaccaggtggagaggtggaattataacctttgctggggcaggatggagcacactaacaccagacaagagaaccaggtggagaggtggaattataacctttgttggggcaggatggagcacactaacaccagacaagagaaccaggtggaagatGCTTGGACAGACCTTTATTTTGCAGTGGACTATTCATATCAGAAGACAATTTTTCTTTATACTCTTATCATCAcggccatgggtggtgtggtgccagggtgtgtggatggccatgggtggtgtggtgccagggtggtgtggatgacagggaagataggggcagtaaggtgtgccagggtgtgtgtggatggccatgggtggtgtggtgccagggtggtgtggatgacagggaagataggggcagtaaggtgtgccagggtgtgtgtggatggccatgggtggtgtggtgccagggtggtgtggatgacagggaagataggggcagtaaggtgtgcatgggtgtgtgtggatggccatgggtggtgtggtgccagggtggtgtggatgacagggaagataggggcagtaag gtgtgcatgggtgtgtgtggatgtgccagtgaatggtaagggaaggaaaggcaggagtgtgcaggccacgcaccatggagtccccaactag